A DNA window from Longimicrobiales bacterium contains the following coding sequences:
- a CDS encoding DUF4388 domain-containing protein, with protein sequence MAIEGALAELSIQDVLQLLELAHKTGVLTVRSERLNDEAIVHLSRGAIVFAVRRRSTRRLGQLLIRAGKLTQRELDRALELQRTDPTRRLAEILLEMGSVVEEELERQLRFQMEETIYEVMPWDEGYFKFEERGEIGEQRLLARVRVESLLMEGARRIDEWTRLEAKVPSPEAVPLLAANAEREMTPLELRSDEWEVLAEIDGERDVRQLAADLGRSAFDVAKIVYGLVSTGVLEVTERLTRIPELELKGAVADVETLLEAGRAEEAQKLAAQLETSFPERADLAVLSGRALVAQNRMRAATESFSRAVGLDPLAMDAHYLLGFAAIRTGELERATKAWETFLRLAPNGEPRQLAAQALASLRALTQVVRRVMTN encoded by the coding sequence ATGGCGATCGAGGGGGCGCTCGCGGAGCTGAGCATCCAGGACGTGCTTCAGCTGCTCGAGCTGGCGCACAAGACGGGTGTACTGACGGTCCGGTCCGAGCGACTGAATGACGAAGCGATCGTCCATCTGTCGCGCGGTGCCATCGTGTTCGCCGTGCGGCGGCGCTCCACGCGGCGGCTCGGTCAGCTGCTGATTCGTGCGGGCAAGCTGACGCAGCGCGAGCTGGATCGTGCCCTCGAGCTGCAGCGCACCGATCCCACGCGGCGACTCGCCGAGATTCTGCTCGAGATGGGCAGTGTGGTCGAGGAGGAGCTGGAGCGTCAACTCCGGTTTCAGATGGAGGAGACGATCTATGAGGTCATGCCGTGGGATGAGGGGTACTTCAAGTTCGAGGAGCGCGGCGAGATCGGGGAGCAGCGGCTGCTGGCGCGCGTGCGCGTCGAATCTCTGCTCATGGAAGGCGCGCGCCGGATCGACGAGTGGACCCGGCTCGAGGCAAAGGTTCCGAGTCCCGAAGCAGTGCCGCTGCTCGCGGCCAACGCGGAGCGGGAGATGACTCCGCTGGAGCTGCGGTCCGACGAGTGGGAGGTGCTGGCGGAGATTGACGGTGAGCGCGACGTGCGCCAGCTGGCGGCGGATCTCGGCCGCTCCGCGTTCGATGTCGCGAAGATCGTTTACGGCCTGGTGAGCACCGGCGTACTGGAGGTGACCGAGCGGCTGACGCGGATCCCGGAACTGGAGCTGAAAGGCGCGGTGGCGGACGTGGAGACGCTGCTCGAGGCCGGCCGCGCCGAAGAGGCGCAGAAGCTGGCGGCACAGCTCGAGACATCGTTTCCGGAGCGCGCCGATCTGGCCGTGCTGTCGGGACGGGCACTTGTCGCGCAGAACCGGATGCGGGCCGCGACCGAATCGTTCTCGCGCGCGGTCGGGCTCGACCCGCTGGCCATGGATGCGCATTACCTGCTCGGCTTCGCGGCGATTCGCACGGGCGAGCTCGAGCGGGCGACAAAGGCATGGGAGACGTTCCTGCGGCTGGCGCCGAACGGTGAGCCGAGACAGCTCGCCGCTCAGGCACTGGCTTCGCTGCGCGCGCTGACGCAGGTGGTGCGGCGCGTGATGACGAATTGA
- a CDS encoding tetratricopeptide repeat protein, translating to MKVPAQADMQRWSEEVARDPRSLAFLPLARAYRKQGLRDASLQLCLRGLEAHPNHIEGHGLLAMLYLDAGDHQKAADEWSMVLRVDTENFEALRGMGFCFLEQDRLSRARQMLERAALIRPADPTVQEALRVLGTRQEIAEKGLSSSTDVAFSDDPWSAYDSGPVFMFDPGEGDAGAGSGAEPADTPEETAVPAQSEPARAPVPRAVPLTGPLPLDPTLLFDDLLSAGPLLGALLVDVNGLVLAGRLTEAMRGDSAILGAVLGGAIGEATRTSHHLALGTWRGILLDSQHALLHLAPAGNDAVMVLAARRDAPAGWVMRASAHAIGQAQQYMEEYA from the coding sequence ATGAAAGTACCGGCACAGGCAGACATGCAGCGCTGGAGCGAGGAGGTGGCGCGCGATCCGCGCTCGCTCGCGTTTCTTCCCCTGGCACGGGCCTATCGCAAGCAGGGCCTGCGCGATGCGTCACTGCAGCTATGTCTGCGCGGGCTGGAGGCCCATCCGAATCACATCGAAGGACACGGCCTGCTCGCCATGCTGTACCTCGATGCCGGTGACCACCAGAAGGCCGCGGACGAATGGTCGATGGTACTGCGCGTGGACACCGAGAACTTCGAGGCGCTGCGCGGCATGGGATTCTGCTTCCTCGAGCAGGACCGACTGAGCCGGGCCCGCCAGATGCTCGAGCGCGCCGCCCTCATCCGGCCGGCCGATCCGACGGTCCAGGAGGCGCTGCGCGTGCTCGGCACGCGGCAGGAGATCGCCGAGAAAGGCCTGTCGTCGTCGACCGACGTCGCGTTCAGCGACGACCCGTGGTCGGCCTACGACAGCGGGCCGGTCTTCATGTTCGACCCCGGCGAGGGCGATGCCGGGGCGGGGAGCGGCGCCGAACCAGCCGATACGCCGGAGGAGACTGCCGTGCCGGCGCAGAGCGAGCCGGCTCGTGCGCCCGTCCCGCGCGCCGTCCCGCTGACGGGTCCCCTTCCGCTGGACCCGACACTTCTGTTCGATGATCTGCTCAGCGCCGGTCCGCTGCTGGGGGCGTTGCTGGTCGACGTGAACGGGCTGGTGCTGGCGGGACGCCTGACGGAGGCGATGCGCGGCGATTCGGCCATCCTCGGCGCCGTACTGGGCGGTGCGATCGGTGAGGCGACAAGAACGTCGCATCACCTGGCACTGGGGACATGGCGCGGAATCCTGCTCGATTCGCAGCATGCGCTGTTGCACCTGGCTCCGGCGGGCAACGACGCGGTGATGGTCCTGGCCGCACGGCGCGACGCGCCCGCAGGCTGGGTGATGCGTGCATCGGCGCATGCGATCGGGCAGGCGCAGCAGTACATGGAGGAGTACGCATGA
- a CDS encoding roadblock/LC7 domain-containing protein, with product MNQLMSAAVERVSRVAGVRGVLLVESEAGVPVVSELREGVNETAVAALAASLFRRTSAASETADFGRLNTLQLEADDGHVVAVDAGDLILVVIAERDAQLGLVRYEAHRAAESLA from the coding sequence ATGAACCAGCTCATGAGTGCAGCCGTGGAGCGCGTCAGCAGGGTGGCGGGTGTACGCGGTGTGCTGCTTGTCGAGAGTGAGGCGGGCGTTCCAGTGGTGTCGGAGCTGCGCGAGGGCGTGAATGAGACGGCCGTGGCAGCGCTCGCCGCGTCGCTGTTCCGTCGCACCTCGGCCGCGAGTGAGACGGCCGATTTCGGCCGGCTCAATACTCTGCAGCTGGAAGCGGACGATGGTCATGTCGTCGCGGTGGATGCGGGGGATCTCATCCTGGTGGTGATCGCGGAGCGCGATGCACAGCTCGGCCTGGTTCGCTACGAGGCTCATCGCGCGGCGGAATCGCTGGCATGA
- a CDS encoding roadblock/LC7 domain-containing protein encodes MRGAELPRLVDALRGPIRVFVRESRARIALLVSGAGQVLAQHGFARGYHVMNVASLAAATHASSRALATLSGAGRWEHLYHGGRERQLFLAPLRTPVEELILVVIFDADSSLGIVRLFYENLEKEVAALPEFQDRPDRADHASFEQDLEAGLEYTSPEAASED; translated from the coding sequence ATGAGAGGCGCCGAGCTGCCGCGCCTGGTCGACGCGCTGCGCGGTCCGATCCGGGTATTCGTGCGCGAGTCGCGCGCGCGCATCGCGCTGCTCGTCAGCGGCGCCGGCCAGGTGCTGGCACAGCATGGCTTCGCACGCGGCTACCATGTGATGAACGTGGCGTCGCTCGCCGCAGCGACACACGCGTCTTCGCGAGCCCTGGCGACACTGTCGGGAGCGGGACGGTGGGAGCACCTGTACCACGGCGGTCGCGAGCGGCAGCTCTTCCTGGCGCCGCTTCGTACGCCGGTCGAGGAGCTGATTCTCGTGGTCATCTTCGATGCCGACTCATCGCTCGGCATTGTCAGGCTGTTCTATGAGAATCTCGAAAAGGAAGTTGCGGCGCTGCCGGAGTTTCAGGACAGACCGGACCGCGCCGACCATGCGAGCTTCGAGCAGGATCTCGAGGCGGGCCTGGAGTATACGTCCCCGGAAGCAGCAAGCGAGGACTGA
- a CDS encoding GTPase domain-containing protein gives MSLVNYSTREITCKIVYYGPGRSGKTSNLQYVHSYVPEERKGPMVSLATETDRTLFFDFLPLDLGTISGFRTRMQLYTVPGQVYYNATRRLVLRGADGVVFVADSQPEQWDENIESLRNLHENLLGEDIDLKTFPMVIQYNKRDLPGVLPIAQLDDTLNFRGVPAFPAAAVTGEGVFDTLKSASKLVLQSLSRRFGQEIRHP, from the coding sequence ATGTCGCTGGTCAACTACTCCACTCGGGAGATCACCTGCAAGATCGTCTATTACGGTCCCGGCCGGTCGGGCAAGACGAGCAATCTGCAATACGTGCACAGCTATGTGCCAGAGGAGCGCAAGGGACCGATGGTCTCGCTGGCAACGGAGACCGATCGTACGCTGTTCTTCGATTTCCTGCCCCTCGACCTGGGCACCATTTCCGGGTTCCGCACGCGCATGCAGCTCTACACGGTGCCCGGCCAGGTTTACTACAATGCGACACGCAGACTCGTGCTGCGCGGCGCGGACGGTGTGGTGTTCGTGGCGGACTCGCAGCCGGAGCAGTGGGACGAGAACATCGAGAGCCTGCGCAACCTGCACGAGAACCTGCTCGGGGAAGACATCGACCTGAAGACGTTTCCGATGGTCATCCAGTACAACAAGCGTGACCTGCCGGGCGTGCTGCCGATCGCGCAGCTCGATGATACACTCAACTTCCGCGGCGTACCCGCGTTCCCCGCGGCCGCGGTGACGGGTGAGGGTGTGTTCGACACGCTGAAGTCCGCGAGCAAGCTGGTCCTGCAGAGCCTGTCGCGCAGGTTCGGTCAGGAGATAAGGCATCCTTGA
- a CDS encoding DnaA/Hda family protein: MTPDSMSLGLDPRNTFDSYIVGTANRLAAAAAKRVAEAPGAAYNPLFLYAESGLGKTHLIMAIGNHIHRVHENIEVVYDTLEHLMEGVMEAIQAGDRDAFRARLRGASVLLLDDVQFLAGRRGAQEELLRSWDALTARGGQVVLASDRPPAEIDGLDQRLLSRFSGGLMADLSVPDYETRVAIARHKAEERGHLLSAGVAEALAKHAFGNVRELQGALNRIIAVQELDRRPVSAEEVADLLGRPAELSGRDEFGSFMEEVTGTLGQAIPPATPEQRIADAVLRWEAEGYRTRKLEAVLDEELTDEAADELLANFEETVTRLRDIAAKIRELDPAASELSRLDVLRNPDRIEEAESILEQVRERMRPLPPAPDEPRFEQLTLDRELLAVRAARAVAQQPGDRYNPFFVHAPAGAGKTSLVTALALLFRERDRDAEIGFLTGEDFAAELIGALKRNQVDSWRARYRRARLLIIDGIDPLGQTERAQEELFHFFDNARRAGVQLVFTADRPPHELSGFEDRLRTRLESGLVVDLKPSAPDERLGAELDEVAENEGAGEPDLQVDDWFLNREKLLWHWPYLQDSLVQDLE; encoded by the coding sequence ATGACGCCCGACAGCATGTCGCTCGGGCTCGACCCGCGGAACACGTTCGACAGCTATATCGTCGGCACGGCCAACCGTCTCGCGGCGGCTGCCGCGAAGCGTGTCGCGGAAGCGCCGGGCGCTGCCTACAACCCGCTGTTCCTGTATGCGGAGTCCGGCCTGGGCAAAACGCACCTGATCATGGCGATCGGCAATCACATCCATCGCGTGCACGAGAACATCGAGGTCGTTTACGACACGCTCGAGCACCTGATGGAAGGCGTGATGGAGGCCATCCAGGCAGGTGATCGCGATGCGTTCCGTGCTCGTCTGCGCGGCGCATCGGTGCTGCTGCTCGACGACGTGCAGTTCCTGGCCGGTCGGCGCGGTGCTCAGGAGGAGCTGTTGCGCTCGTGGGACGCGCTGACCGCCCGGGGCGGACAGGTCGTGCTCGCGAGCGATCGGCCGCCGGCGGAGATCGACGGGCTCGATCAGCGGCTGCTGTCACGGTTCTCGGGTGGCCTCATGGCGGACCTGAGCGTGCCGGACTACGAGACGCGCGTCGCCATCGCGCGCCACAAGGCCGAGGAGCGTGGGCACCTGCTGTCGGCGGGCGTGGCCGAGGCGCTGGCAAAGCATGCCTTCGGCAACGTGCGCGAGTTGCAGGGCGCGCTGAACCGGATCATCGCGGTGCAGGAGCTCGACCGGCGGCCGGTGAGTGCAGAAGAGGTGGCTGACCTGCTGGGCCGGCCTGCGGAGCTTAGCGGCCGCGACGAGTTCGGTTCGTTCATGGAGGAGGTCACGGGCACGCTCGGCCAGGCGATCCCTCCCGCGACACCCGAGCAGCGGATCGCCGATGCGGTCCTGCGGTGGGAGGCTGAAGGGTACCGGACGCGGAAGCTCGAGGCGGTGCTCGATGAGGAGCTGACGGACGAGGCGGCCGACGAGCTGCTGGCAAACTTCGAGGAGACGGTCACCCGGCTGCGCGACATTGCGGCGAAGATCCGTGAGCTCGATCCGGCCGCGTCGGAGCTTTCACGCCTCGACGTGCTGCGCAATCCCGATCGTATCGAGGAGGCGGAGTCCATCCTCGAGCAGGTGCGCGAACGCATGCGTCCGCTTCCGCCGGCGCCCGACGAGCCGCGCTTCGAGCAGCTGACACTCGATCGCGAGCTGCTGGCCGTCAGGGCGGCGCGCGCCGTCGCGCAGCAGCCGGGTGACCGCTACAACCCCTTCTTCGTCCACGCGCCGGCGGGTGCTGGCAAGACATCGCTCGTCACGGCACTCGCGCTGCTCTTCAGGGAACGGGATCGCGACGCCGAGATCGGGTTCCTCACGGGTGAGGACTTCGCGGCCGAACTGATCGGCGCCCTGAAGCGCAATCAGGTCGACAGCTGGCGTGCGCGCTACCGCCGGGCGCGACTTCTCATCATCGATGGCATCGACCCGCTGGGGCAGACGGAGCGCGCGCAGGAGGAGCTGTTCCATTTCTTCGATAATGCCCGGCGCGCCGGTGTGCAGCTCGTCTTCACTGCGGACCGGCCGCCGCACGAGCTCAGTGGATTCGAGGACCGTCTGCGGACACGGCTGGAAAGCGGCCTGGTGGTGGACCTGAAGCCGTCGGCGCCGGATGAGAGGCTGGGCGCGGAGCTCGATGAGGTCGCAGAGAACGAGGGGGCTGGCGAGCCGGACCTCCAGGTCGATGACTGGTTCCTGAACCGCGAGAAGCTGCTGTGGCATTGGCCCTACCTGCAGGACAGTCTCGTGCAGGATCTGGAGTAG
- a CDS encoding DUF4388 domain-containing protein, translated as MAIKGSLKEASLADVCQLLALGQKSGCLSVADGSRFGQIYFERGRITYARIVNRRDRLGDILVREGVLAQRQLEQVLEHQAREPDRRVGELLVSYNHITKSELKHYIRLQIEEAIYHLFTWSRGNFFFEPDATPDEADFVVTINPESLLLEAARRVDEWSMIEKKIPSLDLLFDVEHDRVRASHVQLTPEQEQILPLVDGTRTVQEVADQTRLAEFDVGKALFGLIQAGFAHRVGRKAEETVRGREAELQERRNLGVAFYRTGMLEDASREFDRVLELDDRDFVARYHLALIGMREQRYRDVVRQLRLLLEERGAHYGAFVNMALALRWLERPADALLVLDEAEAVKPGMAATELARGIALLHTGRYFQARSAFDEYRARLKPDTRPAADYFYFGALNLAAMDQLNEAEALVAQGLDSYSDSAPLLLLLGVISERRGDLENADRSYRHALDEDPTLAQAHKNLGDVAYRRASHEESLQHYLRAAELDPRLGDDVFARIGNLYYKARSFDSAVQYWQKALQLNPDNAIVRNNLEIVANASG; from the coding sequence ATGGCGATCAAGGGCAGTCTCAAGGAAGCGAGCCTGGCGGACGTATGCCAGCTCCTCGCGCTCGGTCAGAAGTCCGGCTGCCTCTCCGTGGCGGATGGCTCGCGTTTCGGTCAGATCTATTTCGAGCGCGGCCGCATCACGTACGCCCGTATCGTCAACCGTCGCGACCGGCTGGGTGACATTCTGGTCAGGGAGGGCGTGCTGGCACAGCGCCAGCTCGAGCAGGTCCTCGAGCACCAGGCCCGTGAGCCCGATCGCCGGGTGGGCGAGCTTCTCGTTTCCTACAATCACATAACGAAGTCGGAGCTGAAGCATTACATCCGGCTGCAGATCGAAGAGGCGATCTACCACCTGTTCACGTGGTCGCGCGGCAACTTCTTCTTCGAGCCCGACGCCACGCCGGATGAAGCGGATTTCGTCGTCACGATCAATCCGGAGAGCCTGCTGCTCGAGGCCGCTCGTCGCGTCGACGAGTGGAGCATGATCGAGAAGAAGATCCCGTCGCTCGATCTGCTGTTCGACGTCGAGCATGATCGCGTGCGTGCTTCCCATGTGCAGCTGACGCCCGAACAGGAGCAGATCCTGCCGCTGGTCGATGGAACGCGGACCGTGCAGGAGGTCGCGGATCAGACACGGCTCGCGGAGTTCGATGTCGGCAAGGCGCTGTTCGGTCTGATCCAGGCCGGCTTCGCCCATCGCGTGGGGCGCAAGGCCGAAGAAACGGTGCGCGGGCGCGAGGCTGAGCTGCAGGAGCGACGGAATCTCGGCGTCGCATTCTACCGTACGGGAATGCTCGAGGATGCGTCCCGCGAATTCGATCGAGTGCTCGAGCTGGACGACCGCGACTTCGTCGCACGCTACCACCTCGCTCTCATCGGCATGCGTGAGCAGCGGTATCGTGATGTGGTGCGCCAGCTCCGGCTGCTGCTCGAGGAGCGCGGTGCGCACTACGGCGCATTCGTGAACATGGCCCTCGCCCTTCGCTGGCTCGAGCGGCCGGCCGACGCGCTGCTCGTGCTCGACGAGGCGGAGGCCGTGAAGCCGGGCATGGCAGCGACGGAGCTCGCGCGCGGCATCGCTCTGCTCCATACCGGGCGCTACTTCCAGGCGCGCTCGGCATTCGATGAATATCGCGCGCGACTGAAACCGGATACGCGACCCGCCGCGGACTACTTCTACTTCGGCGCGCTCAACCTGGCCGCGATGGATCAGCTGAACGAAGCGGAAGCGCTGGTCGCGCAGGGCCTCGACAGCTATTCGGATTCGGCACCGCTGCTGCTGCTGCTGGGTGTCATCAGCGAGCGGCGCGGCGACCTCGAGAACGCCGACCGCTCGTATCGGCACGCGCTCGATGAGGACCCGACGCTCGCACAGGCGCACAAGAACCTCGGCGATGTGGCGTACCGCCGCGCGTCGCATGAAGAGTCGCTCCAGCACTACCTGCGCGCCGCGGAGCTGGATCCGCGCCTCGGCGATGACGTGTTCGCCCGCATCGGTAACCTCTACTACAAGGCTCGCAGCTTCGATTCAGCCGTGCAGTACTGGCAGAAGGCGCTGCAGCTGAATCCTGACAACGCGATCGTCCGCAATAATCTGGAGATCGTCGCCAATGCTTCCGGGTGA